The following are encoded in a window of Thermococcus sp. MV5 genomic DNA:
- a CDS encoding co-chaperone YbbN — MIKGFEGDFEVVKRAKHALLWFSSPGCPPCKMIKPFMYELSEKYKEVDIEKYHRVAQTFEVLNVPTLVYLKKGKEVHRQNLVRRKEEVEERLRKLLKV; from the coding sequence ATGATTAAAGGATTTGAGGGGGATTTTGAGGTGGTCAAGAGGGCTAAACATGCCCTCCTCTGGTTTTCCTCTCCCGGCTGCCCTCCGTGCAAGATGATTAAACCATTTATGTATGAGCTCAGTGAGAAGTATAAGGAAGTGGATATAGAGAAATATCACAGGGTGGCTCAGACTTTTGAGGTATTAAATGTTCCAACGTTGGTTTATCTAAAGAAAGGTAAAGAAGTCCACAGGCAAAATTTGGTAAGGAGAAAAGAGGAAGTGGAAGAAAGATTAAGAAAACTACTCAAAGTTTAA